The DNA sequence TTTTTTGCGCTGCTAACAAGATTATCAACCTCACAATCTATACTGACTTTTACAATTAAAATTCTCCTACAACTTCTCCACTACTCTAAGCTTCGCACTTCTGGCTCTCGGATTAACTGTTAACTCTTGCTCTGATGGAACTATTGGTTTCTTTACTACAATTTTAGTTACTGGTTTTTTTCCACATACACAAACCGGAAACTGGGGTGGGCATTCACATTTACTGCTTAACCTGCTAAAAGTCTGCTTTACGATTCGGTCTTCAAGCGAATGAAAAGTTATGATGGCCATCCTCCCGCCCGGTTTCAGAACATCTGCAAAATCCATAATAGCGGACTCAAGAATCCCCAATTCATTATTTACTGCAATTCTAATAGCTTGAAAAGTTCTTTTGGCCGGGTGCGGGCCATCCCTTCTTGCTGCTGCCGGAATCGCCTTCTTGATAACATCCACCAATTCTCCCGTTGTAGAGATTGGCGCCGTTTCCCGTCGCTGCACAATAAACTTTGCTATTCTTCTTGCCCATTTCTCCTCGCCGTAACTAAAAATAATATTCGTTAATTCTTCCTCCGAATATTCATTTATGATATTATAGGCACTCAAAGGGTTCTTCCTATCCATTCTCATATCTAAAGCTGCGTCTTGTTGGTAACTAAATCCTCTTTCTCCCTCATCCAGCTGGTGAGATGAAACACCCAAATCTGCAACTACTCCATCAACTGATAAAATATTTAATCTCTGTAATATTTCTTTTATATTTTTAAAGTTATCATTTACTAGTATAATTTTTTCTTTATAATCTTTTAACCTTTCTGTAGATGCAGCAATAGCATTAACATCTTGATCAATGCCTATAAGCTTACCATTACTCCCTAATTTTTCACAAATTCTATAGGAATGGCCTCCACCACCTAATGTTGCATCAACATATATTCCTTCCGGTTTTATATTTAGAGCATCAATACTCTCTTCAAGCATCACCGACACATGATGAAAGTCCATCTTTTCACCTTCTTAATTCCTTATCTGTTTCTTTATCTGTATCTATATCTCTATCTCAATTATATTCCTAAAAATGCCATCTTCTCTGCAATTTCATCCGGACTTATATTGTCATCGCTGTTGTACTGATCCCATCGTTCTTTATCCCAGATTTCTACTCTGGTAGAAACCCCTATTACAACTACGTCCTTTTCCAAGCCGGCATGTTCCCGTAAGTTAGCAGGAATAAGGATTCTGCCCTGCTTGTCTACTTCACATTCAGTGGCCCCGGAGAAAAAAAACCTAATAAAAGCTCTTGCATCTTTACTGGTGAGTGGTAAAGTTTTTAATTTTGTTTCTAGGTTTACCCATTCTTCAAGCGAATATACAAATAGACAATTATCTAAACCTTTTGTAACAATGAATTTTTCACCTAAATCTTCACGGAATTTAGATGGGATGATAATTCTTCCCTTTGTATCTATACTATGCAGATATTCACCAATGAACACTGAATTCCACCCCACCCATGTAACTTCGCACCACTTTTCACCACTTTCCACCACTCTAGTTGTAATTTTATAATATTTTTCCAATTGAATCAACAACTTTTTGAGAAAAAAATAAAAGATAGGACTGGTCATTAGTCCTATCTTTTACTAGTTCTTTAGCACCAGATATCGTCCTATCTCTTATTTAACAGTTTTGCATTAGGTTGTTTTTTCTTTGTCCGTATCTGATTATAATACTCAACAATAAGCTTGTCCAATTCTATACTGATGGCATAGATCTGTTCAAAGTCGGCATTTCTTACTAACATCGTATCCAAACGCTACAATTCGATCATTCAGCATAGAATCACCTCAAAAATATATTGTTTTTTTATTTTACAACAATATACAAAATATGTCAATATATATTATATTTCTTATTTTTTACAACGTTTTTACAGCTTTTTTACATTTTATTACCAATATTTTCGCTTTATATCGACATAATATAAATTATTACGCCTAGATGTTGCTAGTCTTTTTTCTAAATGAAATCATAAGGCCTATACTTAGTATTACAGATACTGCAGCAACAACCTGCGATACCCGAAAACTTCCCCAGTATAAGCTATCTGTTCTTAACCCTTCAATCCAGAATCTACCCAATCCGTACCAGAAGGCATACAATAAAAACATCTCGCCTTCAAATTTTTTTCTCTTCCGATACCACATAAGAAACACGAAACCCAGCAGGTTCCATAACGATTCATATAGAAAAGTCGGATGTACCGCTATTCTAGCCTGAGCCTCCGCATCATATATCTCCATTCTCCAAGGTAGTGATGTAGGGCCACCGTAGGCTTCCTGATTTACAAAATTACCCCATCTTCCTATAGCTTGTGCAATTATAAGTCCTAAAGTCCCTATGTCAAATACTTTCCAGACATTTATTCTTTTTATTTTGCAATATATGATGGTAGAAATGAGGGCAGCTATAATGGCCCCATATATTGCTAACCCACCCTGTCTTATCAAAAATATTTCACTTAAATTGCCATAAAAAATTACATAATACAATCTTGCCCCCACTATCGCTGCAGGCGTACCATAAAGAGCAACATCCATAATAATCTCAGGGTCCAATCCCGTCCTTTTAGCTTCAAATATAGCAATCATAAGACCTAATAAGAAGCCGGTTGAAATAATAATACCATACCAGTATATGGGTAATCCAAAGATGGTAAAAGCTGTACGGTCTATAAAAAATTCCAGCCCCAGTCCTGGAAATCTTATCGGTTGCATTATAATCCCCCCAATTATTGTTGAATTGAGAATGCATAATTATGGGCACAATCTGTCAGGAACTTTACATGTAGCACATTTCCGGTTCCATGCCCGTTTTATTTTAAAAATTTCTTAATTCTCAATTTTCAATTCGATTCATATGGTTTTATAACAGACAATGCCATATTATCAATTTTAAAGTGATTTGTAAAGCGTTCTTTAACATCATTAAAAGTTATTGACTCATAGGTTTGAATATAATCGAAAAGATTAATATTTCTAAATAAATTGGCTACGAAAGTATTTGCCAGTTTTTCTACACTATTAAATTGTCTCAGGAACCTTCCAAAAATTACTTTTTTAATCCTCTCAAAGACCTTCTCATCCAACCCATCACGCTGTAATCTGTTAATTTCATTAATCATTTCCTGTTGAACCTTTTCAGGGTTAAAGGATTCTCCTCCAAAAATAGTAAACCCATAGTTTACCTCTGCATTAAAATCAACTTCAAAAGTATCATTAATCAAACCTTGTTCATATAGATTTTGGTATAAAGGAGTACTTTTTCCCATGATCATTTCCAGCAAAATCCGTGTAATAATATCTTTTTTCAGTAACCGGGAGCCCCCGTAACCAATATCGGTATCTTTAAACCCCATTTGAAATAACGGAATGGATACACTTAAATTTTGTTCCACTTTTTGTTGATATATGGTAGGTGGCTCTTCAGGATATAGTCTTTTTATTTCATTTTTTAGAGGCTCTCTTATCTTCAAATTATGCTCTACATGCTCCCCTACCTCTTTGGGGTCCACATCCCCTAATACAAACAGAAGCATATTAGAAGGATTGTAAAAAGTATTATAGCATTTATATAATATGTCTTTATTTATTTTACTAATGCTTTCAATGGTTCCGGCAATATCTTTTTTTACTGGATGTTCATGATACAATGCGCCAAGAAAATTAAAAAACACTCTCCAATTTGGATCATCATCATACATCCGGATTTCCTGGCCTATTATTCCTTGCTCTTTTTGTATACTTTCTTCGGTAAAATAAGGGTTTTGTACAAAATTTAATAATATGTCCAAGCTTTCATAAAAGTTATCCGTACAGGAAAACAGGTATGCGGTAGTATTAAAACTGGTAAAAGCATTCGCTGAAACCCCTAAACGTGAGAATTTATCAAACACGTTTCCTTCTTCTTCTTCAAACAGTTTATGTTCCAGAAAATGTGCAATCCCATCCGGCACCTCGGTCACGTGGTCCTCCCCGGGTACTACGAATTTACTATCAATAGAACCGTAATGTGTAGCAAAAACAGCATAACTTTTGCTGTATCCTTTTTTTGGTAATATATAGACATTTAAACCGCTTTTATCTACTCCATGATACATTATTTCTTTTAATACTGGACTTTCATATTGTCTTAATTCCATTAAATATTCCTCCCAATTCACTTAAGCCTTATTTTTAAGAAAATAAATAGTGTCCAACTCTATTTTTTGAGCTACTGATATTACATCTTCTTTCGTTACCAAAGAAATTTTTTGAATCAAATCCTCGAAACTATCGTTGGTGCCTCCCACAAACTGGCTCAAGTAATAGTCTGTCATATGAAATGCATTGTCTGTTAATGATCTTATACTATTAATGGAACTATTTATTGTAGACTCATATTCATAGTCTGTAATATTGCCATTTTTTATCTCATCTACCTGTTTTAATATCTCATCCAATGCCTTTTGATAGTTCTGTACTTCTATTCCCGAACTGACCAGCATAAGCCCCTTAAATTTTTCCAACCGTGAAAACACATAATATGCTAAACTCAATTTTTCCCTTACATTATTAAATAGTTTGGAATGGGGACCTCCCCCCAAGATACCACTGTAAACAATTAAGGAATAGTAATCTCTGTCCCGGGGTGAAACCTTTGTCCTAAATCCTAAAGAAAGTTTTCCTTGAGCTACTTCCAATTCTTCGTCTATCTTTTTAACAGATTTTACTTGTGAAACAATTTCTGTAGATGGATACTCAAGTTTTTGCTCTAAATTAATATCAAACAAGCTTTTAACAAGATTATATACTTCTTCTTCATTTATTCTGCCTGTTACAAAAATATCAACCGGGCTGGAACGTATAACTGACGTATAGTATTCGTAAAGATTCCTCTCATCAATTAATTCCAAATCTTCTATATTACCTAGTTCATAAATACTAAAACGTTCATCTTTGCACATTTCCTGATAACAGCGTTCTACCGCATAAACCATCTTATTGTTAATTAATCCTTTAATTAAATCTCTTAATTTTTCTTTCTCCTGTTCCACGTATTCCTTCTTAAACACCCCACCTTCGGTAATAGGGTTAAATACCAGAGTCTGGGCAAACTCCAAAATTTTCTTCAGTAATCCTCCATCATTTGAAATATATTGGTCATCAATTACTTCAAAGCTGAAGTAGAGTATCTGACTTTCACCTTTTTTATTTATACCACAATCAAACGCTGCACCATATAAATTTTCCAGATATTCAGCTATTGCTTGAGAATTAGGGAATCCTTTACATCCCCTTCTTAATACGTAGGGCAATAGTGCGTTTCTTGTAGCATTTTCTTTTGTTAGTTGCCTATGAATAAAAATACTTACCGTATAGGTTTTAAATTTTTCCAGGGGAATACAATATAGATTGATTCCCTCTTTTAAATTTAATTTTTTAACAATATTCACTGATGTCACACTCCCAGTCAAATTTATTTGGCAACAATGAGTTTGAAAGCGCTGAAAAAGTGCCTCTTATTTTTATCTTTTTATACTATAACATATCTTATTTAGATTGTGCCATAATTTGATAAATTTATTCATCAGATTTTAAATAAAAAATAATAAACAGTTAAAGCCACACATAGAATTATGCATGGCTTTAACTGTTTACTATCTTACAGAAGGTCTTATTCTGTTAACAATTTCAGTAAACTCATTGGTTAATCCCTGTATCACTCTTCCATTTGCCATGTCCCTGGACAGATTGCTAATCCTTTGATATAAGTCAGGCGATTCGGTAATAGCTACATTTGTTACTCCGGGTGCCATATTTTTAACCTTTTGAACAAGATCATCCTTTAAATATTCTTCTTCATCATATTTATAGTAATTGTCTACAATATCAATTCCCACAAGGGCTGTATTGCCACTTATCACGACAGTCGCCCTTTCTATTGGTTCCATTGCACTTAATTGATTTGCTATATACTGTGCCGTTCTATTTGCATCAGTAGCTGTTGGCGCATTATTATTTATTCCTACTCTTCCAGGCGCATAAGGTGTATCGGGGGCACCGGGTGTACCAAGCCTATCAAGGGCCGTACCAGGTGCACCAGGTGTTCCTATTTTACCAGGTGTAGTTGGTGTGCCGGGTGTACCATATCTGGCTGGTGCTCCAGGTGTTCTAAGCGTATCGGGTTGATTCGGCATAGGTCTCTGTGCTACTCTACACCCTACAAACGTTACGATAAGCATAAAAATTAAGATTAATGTCATTATTTTCATAAATTTATTCTTCACTCAAATCACCTCCGTATTATATTGTTTTCATAATATAGATTTTTAGTATAAATATTTTTACCAGATCATCTAAGAATTATGTTAAATAAATAAATAGAATAGATGAATACTAATAACGAAAACGTTCATAGTTCTTAAAATTAATGTTTTTACTACCAACCAAGAACTGCAAACTATGAACTATTTTCAAACTAAGATTGAGTATTAAATTTATCAAAGCATGCTTAATCTCAATCTTAATCTTTACACTGAAATAGGAGGCAGTCTCATGGTTTCAGATCATGCTAATAATAGAAAGCATTACCGAGTTTATATGAAAAAGAACAGGCAGAAATCTGCTGCTGATTCAGCTGTAGCTACGAAAAAGAGAATGATGTTATATGGATTAGTTGGTATAGCGTTTATTAAAGGACTTTTCTGGGGATACCTTCTAAAAGGAAAACGAAGGTAAAGCACTCAATGTGCTTTACCTTCGTTTAATTTTTCTATATTATTTAAATACTCTATCCTAGGTAAAAAGTTTATTTTTTTAATCAAACCAATATAATCCTGTGGAGTTAATTGTTCGGCTTTCTTTCCTGATGCTGCTAATAATACTGCTTCCATTACATTTGTACCAAAAGATCTTCCATCAAACTCAGGCGTTGTAGTAACCAACATACTAACCCCTCTGTTCTTTAACATTTCTACATCTTCTTTTGTTATAGTGTTGGTAATAATAATTTTTCCAAATAAATCTAACGGCAAATACTTTTTAATATATAAAAAATCACCGGCTATAATATCAGCATCATAATAATATTTTTCAAATTTATTATTCCCAACCTGAGAATCCTGCTTTTGACCGGTAGGATACAATACATCATAAGGTAACCTGGATACAACGGGTAGGAGAACATTTACTACCCGTCTAAATACTCTTAAGCTCTTTATCGGTATAGGAATTCCCAA is a window from the Petroclostridium xylanilyticum genome containing:
- the rsmH gene encoding 16S rRNA (cytosine(1402)-N(4))-methyltransferase RsmH, which encodes MDFHHVSVMLEESIDALNIKPEGIYVDATLGGGGHSYRICEKLGSNGKLIGIDQDVNAIAASTERLKDYKEKIILVNDNFKNIKEILQRLNILSVDGVVADLGVSSHQLDEGERGFSYQQDAALDMRMDRKNPLSAYNIINEYSEEELTNIIFSYGEEKWARRIAKFIVQRRETAPISTTGELVDVIKKAIPAAARRDGPHPAKRTFQAIRIAVNNELGILESAIMDFADVLKPGGRMAIITFHSLEDRIVKQTFSRLSSKCECPPQFPVCVCGKKPVTKIVVKKPIVPSEQELTVNPRARSAKLRVVEKL
- the mraZ gene encoding division/cell wall cluster transcriptional repressor MraZ, producing MFIGEYLHSIDTKGRIIIPSKFREDLGEKFIVTKGLDNCLFVYSLEEWVNLETKLKTLPLTSKDARAFIRFFFSGATECEVDKQGRILIPANLREHAGLEKDVVVIGVSTRVEIWDKERWDQYNSDDNISPDEIAEKMAFLGI
- a CDS encoding Spo0E family sporulation regulatory protein-aspartic acid phosphatase; translation: MLVRNADFEQIYAISIELDKLIVEYYNQIRTKKKQPNAKLLNKR
- the lgt gene encoding prolipoprotein diacylglyceryl transferase, with the protein product MQPIRFPGLGLEFFIDRTAFTIFGLPIYWYGIIISTGFLLGLMIAIFEAKRTGLDPEIIMDVALYGTPAAIVGARLYYVIFYGNLSEIFLIRQGGLAIYGAIIAALISTIIYCKIKRINVWKVFDIGTLGLIIAQAIGRWGNFVNQEAYGGPTSLPWRMEIYDAEAQARIAVHPTFLYESLWNLLGFVFLMWYRKRKKFEGEMFLLYAFWYGLGRFWIEGLRTDSLYWGSFRVSQVVAAVSVILSIGLMISFRKKTSNI
- the yfmH gene encoding EF-P 5-aminopentanol modification-associated protein YfmH, giving the protein MELRQYESPVLKEIMYHGVDKSGLNVYILPKKGYSKSYAVFATHYGSIDSKFVVPGEDHVTEVPDGIAHFLEHKLFEEEEGNVFDKFSRLGVSANAFTSFNTTAYLFSCTDNFYESLDILLNFVQNPYFTEESIQKEQGIIGQEIRMYDDDPNWRVFFNFLGALYHEHPVKKDIAGTIESISKINKDILYKCYNTFYNPSNMLLFVLGDVDPKEVGEHVEHNLKIREPLKNEIKRLYPEEPPTIYQQKVEQNLSVSIPLFQMGFKDTDIGYGGSRLLKKDIITRILLEMIMGKSTPLYQNLYEQGLINDTFEVDFNAEVNYGFTIFGGESFNPEKVQQEMINEINRLQRDGLDEKVFERIKKVIFGRFLRQFNSVEKLANTFVANLFRNINLFDYIQTYESITFNDVKERFTNHFKIDNMALSVIKPYESN
- the yfmF gene encoding EF-P 5-aminopentanol modification-associated protein YfmF, coding for MNIVKKLNLKEGINLYCIPLEKFKTYTVSIFIHRQLTKENATRNALLPYVLRRGCKGFPNSQAIAEYLENLYGAAFDCGINKKGESQILYFSFEVIDDQYISNDGGLLKKILEFAQTLVFNPITEGGVFKKEYVEQEKEKLRDLIKGLINNKMVYAVERCYQEMCKDERFSIYELGNIEDLELIDERNLYEYYTSVIRSSPVDIFVTGRINEEEVYNLVKSLFDINLEQKLEYPSTEIVSQVKSVKKIDEELEVAQGKLSLGFRTKVSPRDRDYYSLIVYSGILGGGPHSKLFNNVREKLSLAYYVFSRLEKFKGLMLVSSGIEVQNYQKALDEILKQVDEIKNGNITDYEYESTINSSINSIRSLTDNAFHMTDYYLSQFVGGTNDSFEDLIQKISLVTKEDVISVAQKIELDTIYFLKNKA
- a CDS encoding YhcN/YlaJ family sporulation lipoprotein; translated protein: MKNKFMKIMTLILIFMLIVTFVGCRVAQRPMPNQPDTLRTPGAPARYGTPGTPTTPGKIGTPGAPGTALDRLGTPGAPDTPYAPGRVGINNNAPTATDANRTAQYIANQLSAMEPIERATVVISGNTALVGIDIVDNYYKYDEEEYLKDDLVQKVKNMAPGVTNVAITESPDLYQRISNLSRDMANGRVIQGLTNEFTEIVNRIRPSVR
- a CDS encoding quinate 5-dehydrogenase, which encodes MKTIVSVSIGSSLRNHRVETEILGEKYTIERIGTDGNINKAIELIKELDGKVDAFGLGGIDLYLTGADRKFMIKEAIPIVKAASKTPIVDGSGLKNTLEKSVIEFLNGQKIINFSNKKVLLVCAIDRYKMAEAFINLGCNTILGDLIFALGIPIPIKSLRVFRRVVNVLLPVVSRLPYDVLYPTGQKQDSQVGNNKFEKYYYDADIIAGDFLYIKKYLPLDLFGKIIITNTITKEDVEMLKNRGVSMLVTTTPEFDGRSFGTNVMEAVLLAASGKKAEQLTPQDYIGLIKKINFLPRIEYLNNIEKLNEGKAH